TATACCAAAGACGAGGGAAGGATTTTTATTAGCAATCAAGAGGTCGAAATTGGTGATCCTAGAACCGCACAAGACCTTGGAATTGCGATAATTTACCAAGAGTTTAGTTTAATACCACATCTCACGGTAGCAGAAAACATTTTTATAGGAAGAGAACCTAGAAAAAAAAATGGACTCATTGATTGGGAAGTTATGAAAAAAAGCACCCAGGAAATTCTCAAAGAACTGGATGCTGATTTCGGTGCACTAACACTAGTAAAAGAGTTAAGTGTTGCTAACCAACAATTAACGGAAATTGCTAAAGCAATATCTACAAATGCGCAAATCATTATTATGGATGAACCTACAGCCACATTAACTCCCCACGAGATAGATAAACTGTTTTCAATTATTAGAAGGCTACAAGATCTTAATAAGAGCATTATATTTATATCACACCACTTAGAAGAAGCGAAAGAAATTGGGGATAGAGCGACAATTTTAAGGGATGGCAAGCGTGTCGCAACTGTCAACGTAAATGAATCAACGATAGATGATTTTATTAAGATGATGGTTGGACGAACTTTAGATGAGCAATTTCCTAAAATTTACATAGACCATGGTGGGGAATATTTACGAGTTGAAGGCTTGTCGCGAGATGGATTCCTTGAAGATATTTCCTTTTCTCTATATGAGGGCGAGGTTTTAGGTGTCGCTGGCTTAGTGGGAGCTGGTAGAACGGAAATGTGTAGATGCATATTTGGTGCTGATCCTAAAACAAGAGGTCGAATTTATGTTCTAGGAGAAGAAGTCATTATTAATACTCCAAAAGACGCTATTAAAGCTGGCATAGGCTTTTTGACAGAAAACAGAAAAGAGGAAGGGCTAGTCCTATATATGAACATCCGGGAAAACATTACACTTCCAATTCTAAATTCATTAGCTAAATCACCCCTTAAAATAATCGACAAAAACAAACAAATAGAAATCTCCAATGAATATTTCAATCGGTTGAATATTAAAGCGCCTTCTCTGGAAAGACCAGTCAACGAACTTTCTGGAGGCAATCAGCAAAAAGTCGTTTTAGCAAAATGGTTGGCAACCAATTCAAAAATACTAATATTCGATGAGCCAACAAGAGGGATTGATGTTGGAGCTAAAGTAGAGATTTACGAATTAATGAATGAATTAATAAAACAAGGGGTTGCTATTTTAATGGTTTCGTCAGAAATGCCAGAAATAATAGGCATGAGCGATAGGATAATGGTCATGTGTAACGGTAGGATTACAGGCTTGATTGACGATAGATCGTGTTTTGACCAAGAACTAATTATGCGTTATGCAACCGCATATCGCAAAAAAGAAGTAGCATAAATATTCTACTAATAAAATATCCATTAAGTTAAGTGAGGTGTTGTCTGTGAGAAAACTGCGTGTAGGAATAATAGGTCTAGGAAGAATTGGAAGGATGCATGCCCGTAATATCAAAAGTATTATACAAGCCGATCTAGCAGCAATCTCTGACATATCGGAGGAAGCTGTTAATTCTGTAGCTGAGGAATTGCAGATTAATCAAAAGTATTATGACTATCGAGAAATGTTAAATGATCCCTCTATTGAAGCGGTGGTAATATGCTCTAGCACGAATACTCACGCACAAATCATTAAGGAAGCAGCATCTGCTAAGAAACATATATTTTGCGAAAAACCAATAGCATTAACAATAGAAGAAGTAAATGACGCTCTGAATTCTATAAACATATCGGGCATTAAGTTTTTTCTCGGTTTCAACAGGCGGTTCGACCCAACATTTAGCAAAATGAAGGAAGAGATTAAATCTGGGAAAATAGGAACTCCACATTTAGCTATAATCACAAGTAGGGATCCCGCTCCTCCTTCTTTAGATTATGTTAAAAGCTCTGGGGGGCTTTTTCTTGACATGACTATACATGATTTCGATATGGCAAGATTTATGTTAAATGATGAGCCTTATGAGATTTATGTTTCAGCTTCATCTTTAGTAGATCCTGCCATTGGAAAAGCTGGTGATGTTGATACAGCAGCCATTGTGATAACTATGAAATCTGGCGCAAGAGTGATAATTAACAATAGCCGTAAAGCTGTTTATGGATATGATCAACGCGTTGAAATTTTTGGCTCAGAGGGGATGATAATGAACCAAAATATGCCTAAAGATTTTGCATTTTTATCTAATCCATATGAAACACAGCTATCTAACCCTGTATATTTCTTTATAGAAAGATATAAAGAAGCTTATATACATGAAATCGAAACTTTCATATCTTGTGTCATGCAAGATGAAATCCCTCCGGTTGGAGGTGAAGATGGAAAAATATCGTTATTAATGGGATATGCTGCCCAAAAATCATTAACTGAAAACAGACCTGTTAAATTTTCTGAGGTAATTTAGTATCATATTTACATAATATATTTACAATAGAACGCGGAATATAAATGTTCATAATTATCTTAAGTTTACATCGAAGCTTGACATAACTATTAATAATCTATTTTTCTACAGCTTTAATATATGGTTTATATACCTTTAGAAAATATCCTTGGCGCTTTACATTTTACAGTTGTCATAAAATTAATAAATTATAAAAAGGGCCTTGTCAAAAGTAATATGCCGTAGTATGATATAGTTGTTTCGCATGATGAAAGTCTATTTCATATATAAACTATAATTAAGGGGGTAATCAAAAATGAAGGCTGTGAGGTTATATGCTGATTGGACACCAAAACCGGAATTTAAGTTAGGACCAAAAGACATTGAAGGTCGCCAAACATACCTTGGAAGTCAAGTTTGGAAAAACCCGCGCATCGTCATAGAAGATGTTGACGTTCCCAAACCCGGCCCTGGTGAAATTTTGATCGAGGTCAAAGCTTGTGGCATTTGCGGCAGTGACGTGCATATGGCGCAGCCTGACGATGATGGCTATATTATTTACCCAGGCTTAACGGGCTTCCCTTGTACATTAGG
This DNA window, taken from Acetomicrobium thermoterrenum DSM 13490, encodes the following:
- a CDS encoding sugar ABC transporter ATP-binding protein, producing the protein MKKDDKKPFVLMMEGIVKRFPGVIALDRVDFTLYPGEVHVLLGENGAGKSTLMKILSGAYTKDEGRIFISNQEVEIGDPRTAQDLGIAIIYQEFSLIPHLTVAENIFIGREPRKKNGLIDWEVMKKSTQEILKELDADFGALTLVKELSVANQQLTEIAKAISTNAQIIIMDEPTATLTPHEIDKLFSIIRRLQDLNKSIIFISHHLEEAKEIGDRATILRDGKRVATVNVNESTIDDFIKMMVGRTLDEQFPKIYIDHGGEYLRVEGLSRDGFLEDISFSLYEGEVLGVAGLVGAGRTEMCRCIFGADPKTRGRIYVLGEEVIINTPKDAIKAGIGFLTENRKEEGLVLYMNIRENITLPILNSLAKSPLKIIDKNKQIEISNEYFNRLNIKAPSLERPVNELSGGNQQKVVLAKWLATNSKILIFDEPTRGIDVGAKVEIYELMNELIKQGVAILMVSSEMPEIIGMSDRIMVMCNGRITGLIDDRSCFDQELIMRYATAYRKKEVA
- the iolG gene encoding inositol 2-dehydrogenase; the protein is MRKLRVGIIGLGRIGRMHARNIKSIIQADLAAISDISEEAVNSVAEELQINQKYYDYREMLNDPSIEAVVICSSTNTHAQIIKEAASAKKHIFCEKPIALTIEEVNDALNSINISGIKFFLGFNRRFDPTFSKMKEEIKSGKIGTPHLAIITSRDPAPPSLDYVKSSGGLFLDMTIHDFDMARFMLNDEPYEIYVSASSLVDPAIGKAGDVDTAAIVITMKSGARVIINNSRKAVYGYDQRVEIFGSEGMIMNQNMPKDFAFLSNPYETQLSNPVYFFIERYKEAYIHEIETFISCVMQDEIPPVGGEDGKISLLMGYAAQKSLTENRPVKFSEVI